Proteins from a single region of Methanotorris igneus Kol 5:
- a CDS encoding PGF-pre-PGF domain-containing protein, producing MIKIKNNKSNKTIISLIITMILASMLILSQTAAVSVTLTPSKQECNVGDVIDINAKVEILSSKGEWANIKNITLKVEKDGKVDTVQIPLTLEPGKTVLSNKPLSNTSSEVIEVKLLSTNAVYGYGYGYSYVNDSGYGYLNWHYGYGYGYGYSGYGYNVLNSPSNAIIEYNIKWKPSETGTYKFTLEVTLEDGTKFGSECTVNVNPTTSVTSGGGGGKRTTTSEEGAKSLLEAVPEKYIVKEITVTPGKEVAIAIDKELSDLIGLDKLMITLDKSMNLQVIVSAVKSLPTTVNAPPSGEPFSIFEIVFVNKDAGELVEPKGEVEFKVPKSWLMEKGYGKENVVLERWNGNKWEDISTEVVGEDGEYIKYRAKLNSFCILAICAKEIAVENITNVTVTKNVTTKDVTVNKTKNVTENITAKNVTKVTGNVSKAEEEKKSNIGLVVGIIIILAILGALAYFLTRKK from the coding sequence ATGATCAAAATTAAAAATAACAAATCCAATAAAACCATTATAAGTTTAATCATAACCATGATTTTAGCATCTATGTTAATATTAAGCCAAACTGCAGCAGTTTCGGTAACTTTAACTCCATCAAAACAAGAATGTAATGTTGGAGATGTAATTGATATAAACGCAAAAGTAGAGATACTCAGCAGTAAGGGGGAATGGGCAAATATAAAAAATATAACACTTAAAGTTGAAAAGGATGGAAAAGTAGATACTGTCCAAATTCCATTAACATTAGAACCTGGAAAAACTGTATTATCCAATAAACCCCTCTCAAATACAAGTAGTGAAGTAATTGAAGTTAAATTATTAAGCACCAATGCAGTGTATGGCTATGGATATGGTTATAGTTATGTAAATGATAGCGGTTATGGGTATCTAAATTGGCATTATGGTTATGGATATGGCTATGGCTATAGTGGATATGGCTACAATGTTTTAAACTCTCCATCAAATGCCATAATTGAATACAACATAAAATGGAAACCAAGTGAAACTGGAACTTACAAGTTTACATTGGAAGTTACATTGGAAGATGGAACGAAGTTTGGTTCAGAATGCACTGTTAATGTAAACCCAACCACCTCTGTAACTTCCGGAGGTGGGGGAGGAAAAAGAACAACAACAAGTGAAGAAGGAGCAAAAAGTTTATTAGAAGCAGTACCTGAAAAATACATTGTTAAGGAAATAACAGTAACTCCAGGCAAGGAAGTAGCTATAGCAATAGATAAAGAGTTATCAGATCTCATTGGATTAGATAAGTTAATGATAACTCTCGATAAGTCAATGAACTTACAAGTTATCGTTTCTGCTGTGAAATCTCTACCAACTACAGTCAATGCACCACCATCAGGAGAACCGTTCTCAATATTCGAAATAGTATTTGTAAATAAAGATGCTGGAGAACTTGTAGAACCAAAAGGAGAAGTTGAGTTTAAAGTTCCAAAATCTTGGTTGATGGAGAAAGGATATGGTAAAGAAAATGTAGTATTAGAAAGATGGAATGGTAATAAATGGGAAGATATATCAACAGAAGTGGTTGGAGAAGATGGAGAGTATATTAAGTATAGAGCTAAATTGAATTCATTCTGTATCTTAGCAATTTGTGCTAAAGAAATTGCAGTTGAAAATATAACAAACGTAACCGTAACTAAAAACGTAACAACTAAAGATGTAACAGTAAATAAAACTAAAAATGTAACTGAAAATATAACAGCCAAAAACGTAACAAAGGTAACTGGTAATGTAAGCAAGGCTGAAGAAGAGAAGAAATCAAATATTGGACTTGTAGTTGGAA